One stretch of Candidatus Poribacteria bacterium DNA includes these proteins:
- a CDS encoding ATP-binding protein — protein MFWDEIKKHYDAGSAHQFLLHFNVNDLLYDDVYSYLPTVNYLMEQLNVLGCQFVLGYNTSEGIHFPKVNQWQDTQRMLKILPAYDKTGVFHFQSIATWLQALQRFREVEDVNLTEQEIDPQLVRRRVNADLAFDKEHEDPFVILDPAPSEELRKKLNNLLHQRRAKVGLVINFLEQLAPNDPSLGNAAGNETQLLFNQIQNWASDLEIRRSGHIILLLTHNTFDIHPNFTVNPEIPMIEIPFPDRAERLRFIEHLHDISDGSSQMRKTLGDNREREDLARETVGLNLFGIHDVVQQAESAQQKAGGELLFRYRRESIKTFSHGVLELGEARRGPSDDGWYVMRIIRDIAEGMKNRDLRRVPRGMLLLGPHGTSKVYAARVLAGEANMAFVRLRYANQVSEVTININESGNTYERNLNAGLNFIRGIAPTVVFMDDLEQASPYTTINPEEHERMFPQALVNAMNDVSLHGSVIWVGGSQRPDLMPSIFRRYGIFDTKVIMLPPTGGGRVEILRILCQGQTSGNINFQALVGGADTDGLTWRDMLLIVQRANNIAKRNGRDTFTEDELRQALNDFIPDYSREMQIFMGLLALREANSRVMVPDGLLPEYQEFVDGNRIDKTGINKRLMELSKQLGLSN, from the coding sequence ATGTTTTGGGATGAAATCAAAAAACACTATGATGCAGGTTCTGCCCACCAATTTCTGCTCCATTTTAATGTAAATGATCTGCTATACGACGATGTTTACAGTTACTTACCTACTGTGAACTATCTCATGGAGCAGCTCAATGTATTAGGATGCCAATTCGTTCTGGGATATAACACATCGGAAGGAATTCATTTTCCAAAAGTTAATCAATGGCAAGACACACAGAGAATGCTCAAGATCCTCCCAGCGTACGATAAAACCGGTGTCTTTCATTTCCAGAGTATAGCGACATGGCTTCAGGCACTTCAACGCTTTAGAGAGGTGGAAGATGTTAACCTCACCGAACAGGAGATAGATCCGCAGCTTGTACGCCGAAGAGTTAATGCCGATTTGGCATTTGACAAAGAACATGAAGACCCGTTCGTGATATTAGACCCCGCGCCTTCTGAGGAGTTACGGAAGAAGTTAAATAATCTCTTGCATCAAAGAAGAGCAAAAGTCGGGTTGGTTATCAATTTTCTGGAGCAGCTTGCGCCGAACGATCCATCGCTGGGCAATGCTGCTGGAAATGAAACACAACTCTTGTTCAATCAGATCCAAAATTGGGCATCCGATCTGGAAATCCGAAGAAGCGGACACATCATCCTTCTCCTTACTCACAACACGTTTGACATACACCCAAATTTCACCGTGAATCCAGAAATTCCTATGATAGAAATTCCTTTCCCGGACCGTGCCGAACGCCTAAGATTTATTGAACATCTGCATGACATCTCGGATGGTTCCTCACAAATGCGTAAAACCCTTGGGGATAATCGCGAGAGGGAAGACTTAGCACGAGAAACGGTAGGATTGAACCTCTTTGGTATCCATGATGTTGTACAACAGGCAGAGTCTGCACAACAGAAAGCAGGCGGCGAACTGTTGTTCAGATACCGACGTGAGAGCATCAAGACTTTCAGCCACGGCGTTCTTGAACTCGGTGAAGCTCGGAGGGGGCCTTCTGACGATGGTTGGTATGTAATGCGAATCATCAGGGATATTGCAGAGGGTATGAAAAATCGAGATCTTCGCCGTGTGCCGCGGGGTATGCTCCTTCTCGGTCCGCATGGGACCAGCAAGGTATACGCTGCAAGGGTACTCGCTGGTGAGGCAAACATGGCTTTCGTCCGACTCCGCTACGCCAATCAGGTCAGTGAAGTCACAATCAATATTAATGAAAGCGGAAACACTTATGAACGGAACTTGAATGCGGGTCTTAATTTTATCCGCGGTATTGCTCCCACGGTTGTTTTTATGGATGACCTTGAGCAGGCATCGCCGTATACTACGATAAATCCAGAGGAGCATGAGCGAATGTTTCCTCAGGCTCTTGTGAATGCTATGAATGATGTGTCGTTGCACGGTAGCGTGATATGGGTGGGCGGATCGCAGCGACCGGACTTAATGCCATCAATTTTTCGACGGTACGGTATTTTCGACACTAAAGTGATCATGCTGCCACCTACAGGTGGTGGTAGAGTAGAAATTTTAAGGATACTCTGTCAAGGTCAAACATCGGGGAATATCAATTTCCAAGCACTTGTCGGCGGTGCAGATACAGACGGGTTGACTTGGCGAGATATGCTCTTGATTGTCCAACGCGCAAATAATATCGCGAAACGCAACGGTCGCGATACCTTCACGGAAGACGAACTCCGCCAAGCATTAAACGATTTCATACCAGACTATTCACGGGAGATGCAAATCTTCATGGGGCTATTAGCATTACGGGAAGCTAACTCCCGGGTAATGGTTCCAGATGGATTGTTGCCGGAATACCAAGAATTTGTGGATGGAAACCGAATTGATAAAACGGGCATTAATAAACGTTTGATGGAACTAAGTAAGCAACTCGGATTGAGCAATTGA
- a CDS encoding sigma-70 family RNA polymerase sigma factor — MEKDDVELICSILAGDEAAFSTLVKKYQKSVHALAWRKIGDFHIAEEITQDVFLQAHKKLASLKNPSQFAGWLYVITDRLCKAWFRKRKLKKRLDMQSLEATSEETLEKTDYARYTAEQREKEAVDHQREIVQKLLEKLPESERTVMVLYYLGEMSCEEIGRFLGVSPNTVKSRLRRARESLKNQEHIISETLSGIQLPANLTENIMEQIAKLKEVSPQGGNRLPWTTFASSAVLAFLLIGAGTQLLMSFQQPYSFDAQSESTIEIVDAPIVLDIQSKPDLQNRIGNHTIPGKNSNDGLSTGTKTMENNLTQDTTQWNLPEGAKARFGKGYPYDFEYFPDGTRFAVGSTIGGIWIYDARTGEELDLLTGHTYYVSRVVFSPDGRTLASMSRWNDRIIRLWDGTTGAPKATLTAHTSEINNIVFSPDGNQTLASASDDTTICLWDGVTGDLKATLTDHTGQVKVLAFSPDGSRLASGGTDEVIRLWDVATSELLLTFAAHANSVDALIYSPDGERIASQGGDGNVCLWNAQTGEFLHLLSDHTTEVSSINFSKDSETLATASYDGTIEFWRVHTGEHLKTVNVNTKPYSLYNMSYSPDGSTYVCDDDDSDDRAILLYDANTDELLHAFQTPSGGVGDMKYSPDGQTLVGSDQFGLHFWDISTGQLLQTIAGYSDVINSVVYSPDGRTLVSLADGLRFWDVETEKLLRTLTPESSVASMAYSPDGQMLACGTYDNTILLWKVSRWKQITTLEGHVERISAVAFSPDGQILASGSWDHTIRLWNPHTGELLKVLTGHSSSIYTVAFSPSGRTLAGGGDNGTICFWNVDTGELPNTIETEADTIDSVVYSPDGKTLVSTGNNGDNGIRFWNVDTGELLKTITVETAAYSVVYSPDGRTLASGGLGEISVWDVATGERLKTFTGHIEDPVHSVAYSPNGRTLASGCRDSTIILWDLTK, encoded by the coding sequence ATGGAAAAAGACGACGTTGAATTGATTTGCAGTATATTGGCTGGGGATGAGGCTGCATTCAGCACGTTAGTTAAAAAATACCAAAAAAGCGTTCACGCGCTCGCATGGCGGAAAATTGGAGATTTCCACATTGCTGAAGAAATCACCCAAGACGTTTTCCTACAGGCACACAAAAAACTTGCCTCGCTAAAAAATCCGAGTCAGTTTGCTGGATGGCTCTATGTGATCACAGACCGACTTTGCAAAGCATGGTTCCGAAAGAGGAAGCTGAAGAAACGGTTAGATATGCAATCGCTGGAAGCCACCAGTGAAGAAACATTGGAAAAGACTGATTATGCCCGCTACACTGCTGAACAGCGTGAAAAAGAAGCCGTTGATCACCAACGTGAAATCGTTCAAAAACTTCTGGAAAAGCTGCCAGAGAGTGAACGCACGGTGATGGTCCTTTACTATCTCGGAGAAATGAGTTGTGAAGAAATTGGTAGGTTTTTGGGCGTATCCCCTAACACGGTTAAAAGTCGACTACGACGGGCTCGAGAGAGTTTAAAGAATCAAGAGCATATAATTAGTGAAACCCTCAGTGGTATCCAACTCCCCGCTAACTTAACTGAGAACATCATGGAGCAGATTGCCAAACTGAAAGAAGTATCCCCTCAGGGTGGCAACCGGCTACCGTGGACAACTTTCGCTTCATCGGCTGTTTTGGCATTTTTGCTGATAGGGGCGGGCACTCAATTACTCATGAGTTTCCAGCAGCCCTATAGTTTTGATGCACAATCGGAAAGCACTATTGAAATTGTTGACGCACCTATTGTTCTTGATATTCAATCAAAACCTGATTTGCAAAACCGAATAGGTAACCACACAATCCCGGGCAAAAATAGCAACGATGGTCTATCAACAGGAACGAAAACAATGGAAAACAACTTAACACAAGATACAACACAATGGAATCTACCGGAAGGTGCCAAAGCGCGGTTTGGGAAAGGTTATCCTTATGACTTTGAATATTTTCCGGATGGCACGCGGTTTGCTGTGGGTAGCACCATAGGCGGCATCTGGATCTACGACGCACGGACGGGTGAAGAACTCGATCTGCTAACCGGGCATACATATTACGTCAGTCGTGTTGTTTTTAGCCCTGATGGCAGGACACTTGCAAGCATGAGTCGTTGGAATGACAGAATTATCCGCCTATGGGATGGCACCACCGGTGCCCCCAAGGCGACACTCACAGCGCATACAAGCGAGATTAATAATATCGTTTTCAGCCCTGATGGAAACCAAACGCTTGCGAGCGCGAGTGATGATACAACTATTTGTTTATGGGATGGTGTCACTGGCGACCTGAAGGCAACGCTCACAGACCATACGGGTCAGGTTAAAGTGTTAGCGTTCAGTCCCGATGGCAGTAGACTCGCAAGTGGTGGTACCGACGAGGTCATCCGTCTTTGGGATGTCGCTACAAGTGAACTTCTGCTAACGTTTGCAGCACATGCGAATTCTGTTGATGCCTTGATATATTCTCCAGATGGGGAAAGGATTGCCAGTCAAGGTGGAGACGGCAACGTTTGTCTCTGGAACGCTCAGACGGGTGAATTTCTGCATCTCCTCAGTGATCATACAACAGAGGTTTCTTCTATCAACTTTTCAAAGGATAGTGAAACGCTTGCGACTGCGAGTTACGATGGAACAATCGAATTTTGGCGCGTACACACTGGAGAGCATCTGAAAACCGTCAATGTGAATACAAAACCGTATAGTCTGTATAATATGTCCTACTCCCCGGATGGAAGCACTTATGTCTGTGATGACGATGACAGCGATGACCGCGCAATCCTACTCTATGATGCTAACACCGACGAACTTTTACATGCCTTCCAAACGCCCAGCGGCGGTGTAGGGGACATGAAGTATTCTCCCGATGGACAGACACTTGTGGGTTCCGATCAATTTGGGCTGCATTTTTGGGATATCAGCACTGGACAGTTGTTACAAACCATCGCTGGCTACTCGGATGTAATCAATTCTGTGGTCTACTCTCCAGATGGACGCACATTGGTGAGTTTAGCTGATGGCCTCCGTTTTTGGGATGTTGAAACCGAAAAACTCCTACGAACCCTCACGCCTGAAAGTTCAGTCGCTTCGATGGCTTATTCTCCAGACGGACAGATGCTTGCGTGTGGCACCTACGACAACACGATTCTGTTATGGAAGGTTAGCAGATGGAAACAGATAACAACGCTTGAAGGGCATGTGGAGCGCATCTCAGCGGTAGCCTTTAGTCCGGATGGGCAAATACTCGCGAGTGGGAGCTGGGACCATACAATCCGCTTGTGGAATCCGCACACAGGAGAGCTCTTAAAAGTCCTTACTGGACATTCGTCGAGTATTTACACTGTGGCTTTCTCTCCAAGTGGACGGACACTTGCAGGTGGTGGTGATAATGGAACAATCTGTTTTTGGAACGTGGATACTGGTGAACTCCCAAACACTATTGAAACGGAGGCAGATACAATTGATTCTGTGGTATACTCGCCGGATGGAAAAACGCTGGTGAGTACAGGCAACAATGGCGATAACGGTATTCGTTTCTGGAATGTGGATACTGGTGAACTCCTAAAAACCATCACCGTAGAGACGGCGGCGTACTCTGTCGTATATTCCCCAGATGGTAGGACACTTGCCAGCGGTGGTTTAGGTGAGATCTCTGTGTGGGACGTTGCTACTGGTGAACGCTTGAAAACCTTTACTGGGCATATAGAAGACCCCGTCCATTCTGTAGCCTATTCACCAAATGGACGTACCCTCGCCAGTGGGTGCCGAGATAGCACCATAATTCTGTGGGACTTAACAAAATGA